From the genome of Sediminibacter sp. Hel_I_10:
CGCTTGGGCCTATATGTTGATCACAATGGAGATTTCTGCTTTTGCTAGAAAAGTAAGTGTAGGAGATTTGCAGTTGCTTGAAACCGCAATTTATCAAGACATCATTAATGCTTTAGATGTTACGCCTTATCAAGATAAGCCGTTGATTGTTAAAGGGTGTTCTCACAAGCCTGTGCCTCCTAATGCCTACATCATGCTTTCTGCAAAATTAAGACCTATAGCAAAATCAATAATGTACGGCGAGGCATGTTCTTCTGTTCCTCTGTACAAACGGAAATAGTGGTTTTATACAGCATTAATAAACCAAACCTGCTTAACCACCGTATATAGAAATCTAATAACTAAAAACTAAAGAAAAGACGATGTCAAAAAAATTACTCCTTACAGTAGCTTTAATGGTGTTGGCCTCTGTTGGTTTCTCGCAAACCAAAGAAGAATTGCAAGCTCAAAAGAAAGCAAGACAGGCCGAAGCTAATGTGGCTCAAAAAAAAGCAGATTCTATTCAAGCCATTATTGATGCTATGCCAGGATGGCGTGTAGGTGCCTTTGGTACTGTTGGTGGAAGTTTATCAAATTTCAATAACTGGTATGCGCAAGGTGTGCCAAATAATAGCTCTGGAAATATTGGAATTACGGTTAATGCCTACGCCAATTTAATTGAAGATAAGTTTTTCTGGAGAAACTCATTAAACACTAATTTGAGTTGGGTGAAATTGGATGATCAAGATGATCCTACCGATAATGATAATTTTGAACCCACTACAGATGTATTTAATATTTCATCTCTATACGGAAGAAAGTTAAGTGAAAATCTAGCGGCTTCTGGATTGATGGAATATAGAACCACACTTTTAGACAACTTTAATGATCCCGGATATTTAGATGTTGGTATTGGAGGCACCTGGACACCAATAAATAATTTAATTGTGGTGATACACCCATTAAACTACAACTTTGTTTTCTCTAATAAGGATGCCATTTACGAGTCTTCTCTTGGTGCTAAGATTGTTGCAGATTACACCAGACAGATAGGGAAGATTAATTTCAAAACCAATTTCTCTACGTTTCAAAGCTATAAGAGCAGTGACCTCTCTAATTTTACTTGGACAAACTCTTTTAGCTATACCCTTTGGAAAAATCTAGGTGTAGGATTTGATTTTGCCTTAAGAAGCAATCATCAAGAGGCGCTTGATTATGCCATTTCTCAATTATCCGCAGATTATGCTGGAGAGCCTTTAACCTATGACAATGTAGATAATGACTTACAAACCTATTATACGGTAGGTTTGAGTTATAAGTTTTAAACTTTATTCATACATCATAAAAAAAAAGGCACCTCAATTGAGGTGCCTTTTTTTATTCCTCTTCATCAGAATAATCTGGATAAAGAAAATTGTTATAAGGAAATCTCGTAACATGAATTTCCCTTACTTCATCATAGACCCGTTTTTTAAAGGTGTCTAGATTCTTTTTATTCAACGCCGAAATAAATAGCGCATTGTTTCCAATACGATTCATCCAACTGCGCTTCCAATCCTCTAAGGTATAATGAAGCGATGTTTTTTCGGTCATCAAATCATCGTCGTCTATTGTTTCAGCTTTATAGGCATCTATTTTATTAAATACCATAATAGTGGGTTTATCTGAGCTATCGATCTCACCCAAGATTTTGTTTACAGAAGCAATGTGCTCCTCAAAATTGGGATGTGAAATATCAACCACATGCAGTAAAAGGTCTGCTTCTCTAACTTCATCAAGCGTACTTTTAAATGATTCTACGAGCTGGGTGGGTAACTTTCTAATAAACCCTACAGTATCGGTCATTAGGAAAGGCAGGTTTTGTATCACTACTTTTCTTACCGTGGTATCCAAGGTGGCGAAGAGTTTATCTTCGGCAAACACATCACTTTTACTAATGACGTTCATCAATGTGGATTTGCCAACATTGGTATAACCAACCAAAGCGACTCTCACCATCTTGCCTCTGTTGCCGCGTTGTACAGACATTTGTTTATCGATAGTTTTGATCTTGTCCTTTAATAAGGCAATTTTATCCCTAACAATTCTACGGTCTGTTTCAATTTCAGTTTCACCAGGGCCACGCATTCCAATCCCACCTTTTTGGCGTTCAAGGTGCGTCCACATGCCCTTAAGTCTTGGCAGTAAATATTCACACTGTGCAAGTTCTACCTGAGTTCTGGCATAACTTGTTGTGGCGCGTTGTGCAAAGATATCTAGGATAAGATTTGTTCTATCCAGTACCTTGCAGTTTAGTATTTTACTAATGTTTCTTTCTTGAGCGGCAGAGAGTTCATCGTCAAAAATGGCAGTGCCAACATCATTATCTTCGATAAATTGTTGCACCTCTTTCATCTTCCCAGAACCAATAAAGGTTTTTGGATTGGGCATATCCATTTTTTGTGTGTAGCGTTTTAAGACTTCACCACCTGCGGTATATGTTAAAAACTCAAGTTCGTCCAAATATTCCTTGGAGCGCTCTTCATTTTGATCTCTGGTTACTACGCCAATGAGGACGGCCTTCTCCAGTTCAATATCTTTTTTTTCTATCATAGGTCCTTATAAT
Proteins encoded in this window:
- a CDS encoding DUF3078 domain-containing protein codes for the protein MSKKLLLTVALMVLASVGFSQTKEELQAQKKARQAEANVAQKKADSIQAIIDAMPGWRVGAFGTVGGSLSNFNNWYAQGVPNNSSGNIGITVNAYANLIEDKFFWRNSLNTNLSWVKLDDQDDPTDNDNFEPTTDVFNISSLYGRKLSENLAASGLMEYRTTLLDNFNDPGYLDVGIGGTWTPINNLIVVIHPLNYNFVFSNKDAIYESSLGAKIVADYTRQIGKINFKTNFSTFQSYKSSDLSNFTWTNSFSYTLWKNLGVGFDFALRSNHQEALDYAISQLSADYAGEPLTYDNVDNDLQTYYTVGLSYKF
- a CDS encoding DUF2480 family protein; translation: MQEEIVNRVALSKLMVVDLEDYYPEGERVQFDIKDWLHEGFVLREKEFRAQVAAYDWSQHKDQFVALTCTADAIIPAWAYMLITMEISAFARKVSVGDLQLLETAIYQDIINALDVTPYQDKPLIVKGCSHKPVPPNAYIMLSAKLRPIAKSIMYGEACSSVPLYKRK
- the hflX gene encoding GTPase HflX, whose amino-acid sequence is MIEKKDIELEKAVLIGVVTRDQNEERSKEYLDELEFLTYTAGGEVLKRYTQKMDMPNPKTFIGSGKMKEVQQFIEDNDVGTAIFDDELSAAQERNISKILNCKVLDRTNLILDIFAQRATTSYARTQVELAQCEYLLPRLKGMWTHLERQKGGIGMRGPGETEIETDRRIVRDKIALLKDKIKTIDKQMSVQRGNRGKMVRVALVGYTNVGKSTLMNVISKSDVFAEDKLFATLDTTVRKVVIQNLPFLMTDTVGFIRKLPTQLVESFKSTLDEVREADLLLHVVDISHPNFEEHIASVNKILGEIDSSDKPTIMVFNKIDAYKAETIDDDDLMTEKTSLHYTLEDWKRSWMNRIGNNALFISALNKKNLDTFKKRVYDEVREIHVTRFPYNNFLYPDYSDEEE